Proteins co-encoded in one Natrarchaeobius halalkaliphilus genomic window:
- a CDS encoding heavy metal translocating P-type ATPase: protein MKSTLSISGMSCTTCSGTVETAVSDLEGVQSVDVNFATNEGAVAYDPERASLSDVYAAIEDAGYEPERTTTTVEIAGLSCSTCAETTERALEDVPGVLSASVNYATEEGTVAFNPHDTSLVDIYDAIEDAGYEPERRVDEDGRELTGDRERAVERDLRTKRRWTVIGGLLTAPFVLVMVDMFVPGLLPETVLGIDTGWYEFVLATALMATLGRHFLEGAYRALVNNRQANMDTLVAIGTGAGYLYSTSVMVEAVTGGLYYEAVAFILWFIYLGVWLEARSKARASAALRELLEMQADEATIVREGEEVVVPLDDVEPGDVMKVRPGEQIPTDGVVVDGESAVDESMVTGESVPVEKREGDEVVGSTINENGVLHVEATHVGEETAIQQIVDRVKEAQARQPDVQRLVDRVSAYFVPAVIVNAAFWAVVWWQSPEFLFDVSSTLGVWIPLLEPVGGGPIGLEAGGIPVVEFSIVVFASAILIACPCALGLATPMATMVGSTISAKNGVLYKGGDVLEQARGIDVVVFDKTGTLTHGDMRLTDAVTVDAAVASDGGGETPTADGGRLETTAETPTVDEEFLLSVAASAESGSEHPLARAIVEGADERGLELEDPAGFENVPGHGIRATLSAGEALVGNRKLMTDNGIDPSPVEGTMERLEREGKTAMVVALDGELLGVVANADTVRESAKETIAALQGRSYEVLMLTGDNERTGRAVGDRLGIEPENVHAEVLPEDKADEIESIQTDGDRAVMVGDGVNDAPALTTAHVGVAIGSGTDVAIESADITLMRDDPADVLKAMRVADATISKVRQNLFWAFAYNATLIPIASIGLLNPALAGLAMAASSVSVVSNSLAFTNWDPHEDYVFAPLRPIVWMRDALTA, encoded by the coding sequence GTGAAGTCTACGCTGTCGATCTCGGGGATGTCCTGTACGACGTGTTCCGGGACGGTCGAGACCGCCGTTTCCGATCTCGAGGGAGTTCAGTCCGTCGACGTCAATTTCGCGACGAACGAGGGGGCCGTCGCCTACGATCCGGAGCGTGCGTCACTCAGCGACGTCTACGCGGCCATCGAGGACGCCGGCTACGAGCCCGAACGGACGACGACGACCGTCGAGATCGCGGGACTGTCGTGTTCGACCTGCGCGGAGACCACGGAGCGCGCACTCGAGGACGTACCGGGCGTGCTCTCGGCGTCGGTCAACTACGCAACTGAGGAAGGAACCGTCGCGTTCAACCCGCACGATACGTCGCTCGTCGATATCTACGACGCGATCGAGGACGCCGGCTACGAACCCGAGCGTCGCGTCGACGAGGACGGGCGGGAACTGACCGGAGACCGCGAGCGCGCCGTCGAGCGCGACCTCCGAACGAAACGCAGGTGGACCGTCATCGGCGGACTTCTCACCGCCCCGTTTGTGCTGGTGATGGTCGACATGTTCGTTCCCGGTCTCCTGCCCGAAACGGTTCTGGGGATCGACACCGGCTGGTACGAGTTCGTTCTCGCGACCGCGCTGATGGCGACCCTCGGACGACACTTCCTCGAGGGTGCGTACAGGGCACTGGTCAACAACCGGCAGGCGAACATGGACACGCTCGTCGCGATCGGCACCGGTGCGGGCTATCTCTACAGTACGAGCGTGATGGTCGAAGCGGTCACGGGCGGGCTCTACTACGAAGCCGTGGCGTTTATTCTCTGGTTCATCTACCTGGGTGTCTGGCTCGAGGCCCGCTCGAAAGCCCGCGCGAGCGCTGCGCTCCGGGAGCTGCTCGAGATGCAGGCCGACGAGGCCACGATCGTTCGGGAGGGTGAAGAGGTCGTCGTCCCGCTCGATGACGTCGAGCCAGGAGACGTGATGAAGGTGCGACCGGGCGAGCAGATTCCGACCGACGGCGTCGTCGTCGACGGCGAGAGCGCGGTCGACGAGTCGATGGTCACCGGCGAGTCAGTGCCGGTCGAAAAGCGCGAGGGCGACGAGGTAGTCGGCTCGACGATCAACGAGAACGGCGTCCTCCACGTCGAGGCGACTCACGTCGGGGAGGAGACGGCGATCCAGCAGATCGTCGACCGGGTCAAGGAGGCACAGGCCCGCCAGCCGGACGTCCAGCGGCTGGTCGACCGGGTCAGCGCCTACTTCGTTCCGGCGGTGATCGTCAACGCGGCGTTCTGGGCGGTCGTCTGGTGGCAGTCCCCCGAGTTCCTCTTCGACGTCTCCTCGACGCTCGGGGTGTGGATTCCGCTGCTCGAGCCCGTCGGTGGCGGTCCGATCGGCCTCGAAGCGGGTGGCATCCCGGTCGTCGAGTTCTCGATCGTCGTGTTCGCCTCCGCAATCTTGATCGCCTGTCCCTGCGCGCTGGGGCTGGCGACGCCGATGGCGACGATGGTCGGCTCGACCATCAGCGCGAAAAACGGCGTCCTCTACAAGGGCGGAGACGTTCTGGAGCAGGCGCGCGGCATCGATGTCGTCGTCTTCGACAAGACGGGGACGTTGACCCACGGCGACATGCGGTTGACGGACGCGGTGACGGTCGACGCTGCGGTCGCGTCCGATGGCGGAGGCGAGACGCCGACCGCGGACGGCGGTCGCCTCGAGACGACAGCGGAGACCCCGACAGTCGACGAGGAGTTCTTGCTCTCGGTCGCTGCGAGCGCCGAATCCGGCTCCGAACACCCCCTCGCACGGGCGATCGTCGAGGGTGCCGACGAACGCGGCCTCGAGCTGGAGGACCCCGCCGGGTTCGAGAACGTTCCCGGTCACGGTATCCGGGCGACGCTCTCCGCTGGCGAGGCCCTCGTCGGGAACCGCAAGCTCATGACCGACAACGGGATCGATCCGTCGCCGGTCGAGGGGACGATGGAGCGACTCGAGCGCGAGGGGAAGACAGCGATGGTGGTCGCACTCGACGGAGAGTTGCTGGGCGTCGTCGCAAACGCGGATACCGTACGCGAGAGCGCCAAAGAGACGATCGCTGCACTGCAGGGCCGTAGCTACGAGGTGTTGATGCTCACCGGCGACAACGAGCGGACGGGCCGAGCCGTTGGCGACCGACTCGGGATCGAGCCCGAGAACGTCCACGCCGAGGTCCTGCCGGAGGACAAAGCCGACGAGATCGAGTCGATCCAGACGGACGGGGACCGGGCGGTTATGGTCGGTGACGGCGTCAACGACGCGCCCGCACTGACGACCGCTCACGTCGGCGTCGCGATCGGCTCCGGGACCGACGTCGCCATCGAGAGCGCCGACATCACGCTCATGCGCGACGACCCCGCCGACGTACTAAAGGCGATGCGGGTCGCTGACGCGACCATCTCGAAGGTCCGCCAGAACCTCTTCTGGGCGTTCGCCTACAACGCCACGTTGATCCCGATCGCCTCCATCGGGCTGTTGAACCCCGCGCTTGCGGGGCTGGCGATGGCCGCCTCGAGCGTCTCGGTCGTCTCCAACAGTCTGGCGTTCACGAACTGGGATCCACACGAGGACTACGTCTTCGCCCCGCTTCGACCGATCGTGTGGATGCGAGACGCACTCACAGCCTAG
- the hisG gene encoding ATP phosphoribosyltransferase, with protein MRIAVPNKGRLHEPTIDLLERAGLHLENGADRKLYADTVDPDISVLFARAADVPEYVADGAADLGITGLDQVHEARVDTVSELLDLEFGRCRLVLAAPEDGAIETVADLAGKTVATEFPNITREFFAETGVEPDIVEVTGATELTPHVEMADAIVDITSTGTTLKMNRLAVVEDVLSSSVRLFGREDVLDDPKVREVRTALASVKQAEGKRYLMMNVPEDRLSDVRDVIPGMGGPTVMDIANGGEKVAVHAVVDEADVFETINDAKQAGASDVLVTEIERLVE; from the coding sequence ATGCGAATCGCCGTTCCCAACAAGGGCCGCCTGCACGAGCCGACGATCGACCTTCTCGAGCGGGCGGGGCTCCATCTCGAGAACGGAGCCGACCGCAAGCTCTACGCCGACACCGTCGACCCCGATATCTCCGTGCTGTTCGCCCGCGCCGCGGACGTTCCCGAGTACGTCGCGGACGGCGCGGCCGATCTGGGAATCACCGGTCTCGATCAGGTACACGAAGCGCGCGTCGACACCGTCTCGGAACTACTCGATCTCGAGTTCGGTCGCTGTCGTCTCGTGCTAGCAGCGCCGGAAGACGGGGCCATCGAGACGGTCGCGGACCTCGCGGGCAAAACCGTTGCGACCGAGTTTCCGAACATTACGCGGGAGTTCTTCGCAGAAACCGGCGTCGAACCCGATATCGTCGAGGTGACGGGGGCGACTGAGTTGACTCCCCACGTCGAGATGGCCGACGCGATCGTCGACATTACCAGTACGGGCACGACGCTGAAGATGAACCGCCTCGCCGTCGTCGAGGACGTTCTCTCGAGTTCCGTCCGATTGTTCGGCCGCGAGGACGTCCTCGACGATCCGAAAGTCAGGGAAGTTCGAACCGCGCTCGCCTCCGTCAAACAGGCCGAGGGAAAGCGCTATCTGATGATGAACGTTCCCGAGGACCGCCTCTCTGACGTTCGCGACGTGATCCCCGGCATGGGCGGACCGACGGTGATGGATATCGCGAACGGCGGGGAGAAAGTCGCCGTCCACGCTGTCGTCGACGAAGCTGACGTCTTCGAGACGATCAACGACGCCAAACAGGCCGGTGCGAGCGACGTGCTGGTCACGGAGATCGAACGGCTGGTCGAGTAA
- a CDS encoding potassium channel family protein: MQPLLLAAGLALLGIVIVDLLWTTLWVDGGSGPLSSRLTSWVWRGLRRASGDDSRILSLAGPLIMGLSLAMWIGLLWLGWTLLFAGGSVALVSAHTGEPADWIGRFYYVAYTMFTNGNGDYTPTSGRWEIASSLTTATGMAFVTLAVSYVLSVLGAVSQKRSFASDVTGVGERGEAFVRTSWSDDGDVSRGLELSLESLSSQLSLLAQQHKSYPILHYYHSEQSADASAVAVPILDEALTLYRHGLPDDEKPDPMLLEDGRSSVGSYLETLETAFIEPAEEAPPPSDLDRLREDGIPTVSDGEFEGSLEELRERRRKLRGVLEADAWEWPPVDD; encoded by the coding sequence ATGCAGCCGCTGTTGCTCGCCGCAGGGCTCGCCCTGCTCGGTATCGTCATCGTGGATCTGCTCTGGACGACGCTCTGGGTGGACGGCGGATCGGGGCCGCTTTCGTCCCGGCTCACGTCCTGGGTCTGGCGCGGGCTCCGTCGTGCCAGCGGAGACGACTCGCGGATACTCAGCCTGGCCGGTCCCCTGATTATGGGGCTCTCGCTGGCGATGTGGATCGGACTGCTCTGGCTCGGATGGACCCTGCTCTTTGCCGGCGGGTCGGTCGCGCTCGTCAGCGCACACACCGGCGAACCCGCGGACTGGATCGGTCGGTTCTACTACGTCGCCTACACGATGTTTACGAACGGAAACGGCGATTACACGCCAACGAGCGGGCGCTGGGAGATCGCCAGTTCGTTGACGACGGCGACCGGAATGGCCTTCGTCACGCTCGCCGTCTCCTACGTTCTCTCCGTGCTCGGGGCCGTCTCGCAAAAGCGCTCGTTCGCGAGCGACGTCACCGGCGTGGGCGAGCGCGGCGAAGCGTTCGTTCGAACCAGCTGGAGCGACGACGGAGACGTCTCTCGCGGTCTCGAACTGTCGCTCGAGTCGCTGTCGTCCCAGCTCTCGTTGCTCGCCCAGCAGCACAAATCGTACCCGATCTTGCACTACTACCACAGCGAGCAGAGCGCGGACGCCTCCGCGGTCGCCGTTCCGATTCTCGACGAGGCGCTGACGCTGTATCGTCACGGCCTTCCGGACGACGAGAAACCGGACCCGATGTTGCTCGAGGACGGCCGATCGAGCGTCGGAAGTTACCTGGAGACGCTCGAGACCGCGTTCATCGAACCCGCCGAAGAGGCACCTCCACCGTCCGATCTCGACCGCCTCCGCGAGGACGGAATACCGACGGTCTCGGACGGCGAGTTCGAAGGATCACTCGAGGAGTTACGCGAACGACGACGGAAGCTCCGGGGCGTTCTCGAGGCGGACGCCTGGGAGTGGCCGCCGGTCGACGACTGA
- a CDS encoding universal stress protein encodes MTILAAIGEERHPKKVLETSAELAARYDSRLVVLHVVPRDDFETHKELLEGNSELGGFTIDQEAKSAAEFVRLAVENVLGEFDDESIEARGRVGDPTEEILAEAERTDPEFVVIGRPRTSQLEKAVFGSVPQNILENTDYNVVSTVIGSDG; translated from the coding sequence GTGACGATACTCGCTGCCATCGGCGAAGAACGCCATCCGAAAAAGGTACTCGAGACGTCCGCCGAACTCGCCGCCAGGTACGACAGTCGGCTCGTCGTCCTCCACGTTGTTCCGCGAGACGATTTCGAGACGCACAAGGAGTTGCTCGAGGGGAACAGCGAACTGGGCGGTTTCACGATCGACCAGGAGGCAAAGAGCGCCGCCGAATTCGTCCGTCTGGCCGTCGAAAACGTCCTCGGTGAGTTCGACGACGAATCGATCGAAGCGCGCGGCAGAGTCGGTGATCCCACCGAAGAGATACTCGCGGAAGCCGAACGAACTGATCCCGAATTCGTCGTAATCGGGAGACCACGGACGTCACAACTCGAGAAAGCCGTCTTCGGGAGCGTTCCACAGAACATCCTGGAAAACACGGATTACAACGTCGTGAGTACCGTCATCGGCAGTGACGGGTGA
- a CDS encoding TATA-box-binding protein: protein MTDPKDTINIENVVASTGIGQELDLQSVAMDLEGADYDPEQFPGLVYRTQNPKSAALIFRSGKIVCTGAKSTDDVHESLRIVFDKLRELQIQVNEDPEIVVQNIVTSADLGRNLNLNAIAIGLGLENIEYEPEQFPGLVYRLDEPEVVALLFGSGKLVITGGKKPEDAEHAVDKIVSRLEDLGLLE, encoded by the coding sequence ATGACGGATCCGAAGGACACCATCAACATCGAAAACGTGGTGGCGTCGACCGGCATCGGACAGGAACTCGATCTCCAGAGCGTTGCGATGGATCTCGAAGGGGCCGACTACGACCCCGAACAGTTCCCCGGTCTCGTCTACCGAACACAGAATCCCAAATCCGCCGCACTGATCTTCCGGTCGGGGAAGATCGTCTGTACCGGGGCAAAGAGCACCGACGACGTCCACGAGAGTCTTCGTATCGTCTTCGACAAGCTTCGTGAACTCCAGATTCAGGTGAACGAGGACCCCGAAATCGTCGTCCAGAACATCGTCACCTCGGCCGACCTGGGGCGCAACCTCAACCTGAACGCGATCGCGATCGGACTCGGCCTCGAGAACATCGAGTACGAACCGGAGCAGTTCCCCGGCCTCGTCTACCGCCTCGACGAACCGGAGGTCGTCGCCCTGCTCTTTGGCTCCGGCAAACTCGTCATCACCGGCGGGAAAAAGCCCGAGGACGCCGAACACGCCGTCGACAAGATCGTCTCCCGACTCGAGGACCTCGGCCTGCTCGAGTAA
- a CDS encoding methyltransferase domain-containing protein, translated as MYLLEFAGEDDPFAAREAASAATGVRRIAPGVATARGVAPERVRGLAYTHRASALLGRTDAERESARALLEATPLERTGTVAVRATDVRGSSGVDTERVERDLGQVLVDRGFGVDLDDPDHLLRAIFSTGRLEGGSLAVDESTGDLITSLESTGDGETDGPRDERVSICALGWLETESVRDFGTRAPTDKPFFQPGSMDPLLARAVANVAGAEPDRTVLDPMCGTGGILVEAGLVGADVIGTDAQAKMVDGARANLAHFLESPALSPTGVDRGGWHVGRGDATRLPLRDGAVDGVVFDAPYGRQSKIDAHRLEDLVAGALAEARRVASRAVVVADRSWASEARDAGWELEAAFERRVHRSLTRYVLILS; from the coding sequence GTGTACCTGCTCGAGTTCGCCGGCGAGGACGATCCGTTCGCGGCGCGCGAGGCGGCCAGTGCCGCGACCGGCGTTCGACGGATCGCCCCCGGAGTCGCGACCGCCCGCGGTGTCGCCCCCGAGCGCGTTCGGGGCCTCGCCTACACTCATCGGGCGAGCGCACTCCTCGGTCGGACCGACGCCGAACGGGAGAGCGCCCGCGCGCTCCTCGAGGCGACTCCGCTCGAACGGACCGGGACCGTCGCCGTTCGAGCGACGGACGTCCGCGGCTCGAGCGGGGTCGACACCGAACGCGTCGAACGCGACCTCGGCCAGGTGCTGGTCGACCGCGGATTCGGAGTCGATCTCGACGATCCCGACCACCTCCTTCGGGCGATCTTTTCGACGGGACGCCTCGAGGGCGGTTCGCTCGCAGTCGACGAGTCGACGGGCGATCTCATCACGTCGCTCGAGTCGACCGGCGACGGAGAAACCGACGGGCCGCGAGACGAGCGCGTCTCGATCTGTGCGCTGGGCTGGCTCGAGACCGAGAGCGTCCGCGACTTCGGAACCCGCGCACCGACAGACAAGCCGTTCTTCCAGCCCGGAAGCATGGATCCGCTGCTCGCTCGGGCCGTCGCGAACGTCGCGGGCGCAGAGCCCGATCGGACCGTTCTCGATCCGATGTGTGGCACCGGCGGCATCCTCGTCGAGGCGGGTCTCGTCGGCGCGGACGTGATCGGAACCGACGCACAGGCGAAGATGGTCGACGGCGCACGAGCGAACCTGGCTCACTTCCTCGAGTCGCCCGCCCTCTCACCCACGGGCGTCGACCGGGGCGGATGGCACGTCGGCCGCGGGGACGCAACCAGACTCCCGCTCCGGGACGGGGCAGTCGACGGCGTCGTCTTCGACGCGCCGTACGGCCGCCAGTCGAAGATCGACGCCCACAGACTCGAGGACCTCGTGGCGGGCGCGCTCGCGGAGGCTCGGCGGGTGGCATCGCGCGCCGTCGTCGTCGCGGATCGCTCCTGGGCGAGCGAGGCGAGAGACGCCGGATGGGAACTCGAGGCCGCCTTCGAACGCCGCGTCCACCGATCGTTGACGCGGTACGTGCTGATCCTTTCGTAG
- a CDS encoding acyl-CoA thioesterase yields the protein MPTVTETRIRNRFRVQPNHANNNGTLHGGNLMKWLDEVGAMSALRFAGETCVTAQVNELNFERPIGIGDTALIESYVYDAGRTSVDVALQAWREEPRTGETERTTESSFTFVAIDEDDGPIPVPELTVATDDGERLRRRALEADY from the coding sequence ATGCCAACCGTCACGGAAACGCGTATTCGAAACCGGTTTCGCGTCCAGCCGAACCACGCGAACAACAACGGCACGCTTCACGGCGGCAATCTGATGAAGTGGCTCGACGAGGTGGGCGCCATGTCGGCGCTACGCTTTGCCGGGGAAACCTGCGTCACGGCACAGGTAAACGAGTTGAACTTCGAACGACCGATCGGGATCGGAGATACGGCGCTCATCGAGTCCTACGTCTACGACGCCGGCCGAACGAGCGTCGACGTCGCGTTACAGGCCTGGCGCGAGGAACCCCGCACCGGAGAGACGGAGAGGACGACCGAATCCTCGTTCACGTTCGTCGCCATCGACGAAGACGACGGGCCGATTCCGGTTCCCGAACTCACCGTCGCGACCGACGACGGGGAGCGACTTCGACGGCGCGCGCTCGAGGCAGACTACTGA
- a CDS encoding AAA family ATPase yields MDAPLWTDTHAPELAELPQDDAREYLTKAVEEPINLLLYGPPGSAKTAAARALAREAHADPDNDLIEINVADFFGRTKTEIKNDPRFEQFLVGRSSLSKRDMINHVLKESASYASVSGEYKTIVLDNAEDVREDFQQALRRIMEQHHRTTQFIIATRQPTKLIPPIRSRCFPVSFRSPTTAETVTVLERIVEAEGIEYDADGLEFVAGYADGNLREAILATQTTVEDEGELTMQAAYETIATVGLDDEVESMLEDAEAGEFTDARKTLDALLVDEGLDGEEVINEILEIARKRYQGAKLARVHRLAADVEFEMHEGSSDRIHVSHLLAELGRPA; encoded by the coding sequence ATGGACGCGCCGCTGTGGACCGACACCCACGCCCCCGAGCTGGCCGAGTTGCCACAGGACGACGCCCGCGAGTACCTGACGAAGGCCGTCGAGGAGCCGATCAATCTCCTGTTGTACGGCCCGCCAGGAAGCGCCAAGACCGCGGCGGCTCGAGCGCTCGCTCGCGAGGCGCACGCCGACCCGGACAACGACCTGATCGAGATAAACGTCGCGGACTTCTTCGGACGAACGAAGACGGAGATCAAAAACGACCCGCGGTTCGAGCAGTTCCTCGTGGGTCGCTCGAGCCTCTCGAAGCGGGACATGATCAACCACGTCCTAAAGGAGTCCGCGAGTTACGCCTCCGTCTCGGGCGAGTACAAGACGATCGTGCTCGATAACGCAGAAGACGTTCGCGAGGACTTCCAGCAGGCGCTTCGCCGGATCATGGAACAACACCACCGGACGACCCAGTTTATCATCGCCACGCGCCAGCCGACGAAGCTCATCCCGCCGATCCGTTCGCGGTGTTTCCCCGTCTCGTTTCGGTCCCCGACGACCGCAGAGACGGTCACCGTTCTGGAGCGTATCGTCGAAGCGGAAGGGATCGAGTACGACGCCGACGGCCTCGAGTTCGTCGCGGGTTATGCGGACGGCAACCTCCGTGAAGCGATCCTGGCGACCCAGACGACCGTCGAAGACGAGGGCGAACTCACGATGCAGGCCGCCTACGAAACCATCGCCACGGTCGGTCTCGACGACGAGGTCGAATCGATGCTCGAGGACGCCGAAGCCGGCGAGTTCACGGACGCCCGCAAGACGCTCGATGCGTTGCTCGTCGACGAGGGATTAGACGGTGAGGAGGTCATCAACGAGATCCTCGAGATTGCCCGGAAACGGTATCAGGGAGCGAAGCTCGCTCGAGTGCATCGACTCGCAGCCGATGTCGAATTCGAGATGCACGAAGGCTCGAGCGACCGGATTCACGTCTCGCACCTCCTCGCGGAACTCGGCCGCCCGGCCTGA
- a CDS encoding DUF7282 domain-containing protein, with protein MSTRSTFDTLKRIVGILIAIAIVLAAGIIVGQAPAIFGVEQDLEASIEFEDQRGDGTNVTIDEVSVSDGGFVVVTDGGSDPIAVSEYLASGTHENVTVEVDEDDEPELIGQLTATVHRDTTDDETYAYEETDGQEDHPYQEAGFPVSDTATVTTTGDDALTDSFLVESLETPTQALTNETIEITAEIRNPTDRETQQSIDFRVGGTVIEQQALELDGGESREVTFEINTTGASPGEQTIGVYTDGDGAIETIELEFHTDPAVDVVDAADENVTTEVAIPADGFVAVEDNESLIGTSEELGPGEHENVTVALEESVDDDDELTAVLYEGDPEAPDEASAIEHDNETVEVEFTVADVQSGANEEGSDASAADTDDANADGSADTESDE; from the coding sequence ATGAGTACGAGATCGACGTTCGATACACTCAAGCGCATCGTCGGGATCCTGATCGCGATCGCGATCGTTCTGGCGGCAGGAATCATCGTCGGACAGGCACCCGCGATATTCGGCGTCGAACAGGATCTCGAGGCGTCTATCGAGTTCGAGGACCAACGAGGCGACGGGACGAACGTGACCATCGACGAGGTCTCCGTTTCCGACGGCGGATTCGTCGTCGTCACCGACGGCGGATCGGATCCGATCGCCGTCTCGGAGTACCTCGCAAGCGGCACCCACGAAAACGTCACCGTCGAGGTCGACGAGGACGACGAACCCGAGCTGATCGGTCAGTTGACCGCGACTGTACACCGCGACACCACGGACGACGAAACGTACGCCTACGAGGAGACGGACGGCCAGGAGGACCACCCCTACCAGGAAGCCGGCTTCCCGGTCAGTGACACCGCAACGGTGACGACGACGGGCGACGACGCGCTCACCGACTCCTTCCTGGTCGAATCGCTCGAGACCCCGACTCAGGCACTGACGAACGAAACCATCGAGATCACCGCCGAAATCCGCAATCCGACCGATCGCGAGACCCAACAGAGCATCGACTTCCGCGTCGGCGGGACGGTCATCGAACAGCAGGCGCTCGAACTCGACGGCGGCGAATCCCGCGAGGTAACCTTCGAGATCAACACCACCGGCGCCTCGCCGGGCGAACAGACGATCGGCGTCTATACGGACGGAGACGGTGCGATCGAGACGATCGAACTCGAGTTCCACACCGATCCTGCGGTGGACGTCGTCGACGCGGCGGACGAGAACGTCACGACAGAGGTCGCGATCCCCGCGGACGGCTTCGTCGCCGTCGAGGACAACGAGAGTCTGATCGGGACGAGCGAGGAACTCGGCCCCGGCGAACACGAGAACGTGACGGTCGCGCTCGAGGAATCCGTCGACGACGACGACGAACTCACAGCGGTTCTCTACGAGGGCGATCCGGAAGCACCCGACGAGGCGAGTGCGATCGAACACGACAACGAAACCGTCGAGGTCGAGTTCACCGTCGCGGACGTCCAGTCCGGGGCGAACGAGGAGGGAAGCGACGCCAGCGCGGCCGATACCGACGACGCTAACGCCGACGGAAGCGCCGACACCGAGTCGGACGAGTAG
- the rnz gene encoding ribonuclease Z, which translates to MPLRVTFLGTAGAVPTTDRNPSGIFVARDGEGLLFDAGEGTQRQMMRFGTGFSISNLFVTHLHGDHVLGIPGLLQTMAFNDRERPLSIYTPDGTRQQLRELIGALGTRLSFPLHVTAVEDGDVAHRGDDYEVRAFETDHDTRSVGYALVEDDRKGRFDRERAEDLGVPVGPKFSTLHEGNPVELEDGTVVEPEQIVGDPRPGRTIVYTGDTRPTAATVEAAADSDLLIHDATFAEDGADRAAKTAHSTAREAAEVASRAGVERLALVHLSSRYAGYPDGHLAEAREVFDGTALVPDDGDELEIPYPNQE; encoded by the coding sequence ATGCCACTTCGCGTCACGTTTCTGGGAACGGCGGGAGCGGTTCCGACGACCGACCGGAATCCGAGCGGGATCTTCGTTGCTCGGGACGGCGAGGGGCTGCTGTTCGACGCCGGCGAGGGAACTCAGCGCCAGATGATGCGTTTCGGGACGGGATTTTCGATCTCGAATCTGTTCGTAACGCATCTTCACGGCGATCACGTCCTGGGGATTCCCGGCTTGCTCCAGACGATGGCGTTCAACGACCGTGAGAGGCCGCTGTCGATCTACACTCCGGATGGCACGCGCCAGCAACTCCGGGAGCTGATCGGCGCACTCGGTACTCGCCTCTCGTTTCCGTTGCACGTCACTGCGGTTGAAGACGGCGACGTTGCTCACCGCGGCGACGACTACGAGGTTCGCGCGTTCGAAACCGATCACGACACTCGTTCCGTGGGGTACGCACTCGTCGAGGACGACCGAAAAGGACGGTTCGACCGCGAACGCGCGGAGGACCTCGGCGTCCCAGTGGGACCGAAGTTTTCGACGCTCCACGAGGGGAATCCGGTCGAACTCGAGGACGGAACCGTCGTCGAACCGGAACAGATCGTCGGTGATCCGCGTCCGGGACGGACGATCGTATACACCGGCGATACGCGGCCGACGGCGGCAACGGTCGAAGCCGCGGCGGATTCCGACCTGTTGATCCACGATGCGACGTTCGCAGAGGACGGGGCAGATCGCGCGGCGAAGACGGCCCACTCGACGGCACGAGAGGCGGCCGAGGTCGCTTCTCGGGCCGGCGTCGAACGACTGGCGCTGGTTCACCTTTCCTCGCGGTACGCGGGGTATCCCGACGGCCACCTCGCGGAGGCGCGCGAGGTCTTCGACGGAACCGCACTGGTTCCCGACGACGGGGACGAACTCGAGATTCCGTATCCGAACC